One window of Robiginitalea biformata HTCC2501 genomic DNA carries:
- a CDS encoding ThuA domain-containing protein: MKLIRKALPVILVLALMVSCDKERPGPPKVLVFSKTTAFRHASIPSGIAAIQQLGANNNFTVDTTENAARFTEENLSQYSAVIFLSTTGDVLDAAQEAAFERYIQAGGGYVGVHAATDTEYDWGWYGRLAGAYFQSHPAGTPEADFHIVDKGHPATEFFQDSVWHRTDEMYNFKNLNPEVNVLITIDESTYEGGENGDYHPMAWYHEYDGGRAFYTALGHTEESFSEDLFLQHLLGGIRYAIGENLELDYDQAHSQIPPEANRFSKVELVGGEFFEPTEMTILPNGDILVGQRRGEVMLYEAATGDFRQVAVLDVYHKTLNTPGVNAEEGLMGLQKDPDYANNHWVYVYYAPTGDEEKNVLSRFKYQDGNFDLESEQVILEVASDREICCHTGGSIAFGGDGLLYLSTGDNSTPFNQQDVPYVNNGFAPLNDLPGSEQFDARRSSGNTNDLRGKILRIRVNEDGSYSIPEGNLFAEGTENTRPEIYTMGHRNPYRISVDPKNGYVYWGDVGPDARGDSLQTRGPRGYDEINQAREPGNFGWPLFIADNKAYVDYDYATGESGETFDPERPINDSENNTGLRELPPAQPAMVYYHYGQSAEFPQVGSGGRNAMAGPAYYTDLYNGEGALPDYYDGKILVYDWMRGWMKSVELFEDGTFNKMVPFASDIQLNNLIDMEVGPDGRIYLLEYGTGWFTANDNSGLSYIEYNGGNRPPMLEGLEVDLTSGAAPLAIQATLSAEDLEGDPIQYVWTMSNGDSLVTDAPSLAYTFEGTGEFQLTARAMDNSGEISEGASETIYVGNTRPEVRISMEGGNESFFIPGVPVKYSVTVMDEGQEVAPDDNLYVSVDYREGMDDSSRDFGHQQASAAITGKALTQSLDCKACHKEQEASIGPSYMEVSRKYQEGRRNSNLRYLMDKIRNGGSGVWGEVAMAAHPDLSTDELNQMASYILSLADERPRPPSLPANGTIVPDPSQAANTMILTASYTDPGQNGVKPLTGVARTALTGNRISPREDMEKEGMQSMTFGGMDLVLLNAPQGWLDLGGYDLTGVNTLVLEAAWQSPPAAGSDFELRLGSADGELVGTGSLDSPSGPGAAIPVAFSKELSGRQPLFLTFKRQEAAGDDPGMMAIVGIQFR, translated from the coding sequence ATGAAATTAATAAGAAAAGCCCTGCCGGTCATTCTCGTACTGGCATTGATGGTTTCATGCGACAAGGAGCGCCCGGGCCCTCCGAAAGTCCTCGTCTTCAGTAAGACGACCGCATTCAGACACGCCTCTATCCCCAGCGGTATCGCAGCGATCCAACAACTGGGGGCCAACAACAATTTTACGGTGGATACTACCGAAAATGCAGCCCGCTTTACCGAGGAAAACCTGAGCCAGTACAGCGCAGTTATCTTCCTCAGTACCACCGGGGACGTTCTGGATGCTGCCCAGGAGGCCGCATTTGAACGCTATATCCAGGCCGGGGGAGGATACGTGGGAGTCCACGCTGCAACCGATACGGAATACGATTGGGGTTGGTACGGCAGACTGGCCGGCGCCTACTTCCAGAGCCATCCGGCAGGAACTCCCGAGGCGGACTTCCATATTGTGGACAAAGGACACCCGGCCACCGAATTTTTCCAGGACTCGGTTTGGCACCGCACGGATGAAATGTACAACTTTAAGAATTTGAACCCCGAGGTAAACGTCCTGATCACCATAGACGAATCCACTTACGAAGGCGGGGAAAATGGCGATTACCACCCGATGGCCTGGTACCATGAATACGACGGGGGACGGGCCTTCTATACGGCTCTGGGCCACACGGAGGAATCGTTCTCGGAAGATTTGTTCCTGCAGCATCTCCTGGGGGGTATTCGCTATGCCATCGGGGAAAACCTGGAACTGGATTACGACCAGGCCCATTCGCAGATCCCGCCGGAGGCCAATCGTTTCAGCAAGGTGGAACTCGTGGGAGGCGAATTTTTTGAGCCCACAGAAATGACCATCCTGCCCAACGGGGACATCCTTGTGGGGCAGCGCCGGGGCGAAGTGATGCTCTACGAAGCCGCCACGGGTGATTTCCGTCAGGTCGCGGTCCTGGACGTATACCATAAAACGCTGAATACGCCGGGGGTCAATGCCGAAGAAGGCCTGATGGGCCTGCAAAAGGACCCGGACTACGCCAATAACCATTGGGTTTACGTCTATTACGCCCCAACCGGGGACGAAGAAAAAAACGTGCTTTCGCGATTTAAGTACCAGGACGGGAATTTTGACCTTGAGTCGGAGCAGGTGATCCTGGAAGTGGCCAGCGACCGTGAGATCTGCTGCCATACCGGGGGGTCTATTGCCTTTGGTGGCGATGGGCTGCTCTACCTGTCCACCGGGGACAATTCCACCCCGTTCAACCAACAGGATGTACCCTACGTCAATAACGGTTTTGCCCCCCTGAACGACCTGCCGGGGAGCGAACAATTCGACGCCCGCCGGTCTTCCGGGAATACGAACGACCTGCGCGGGAAGATTTTGCGCATCCGCGTTAACGAAGATGGCAGCTACAGTATCCCGGAGGGCAACCTCTTTGCCGAAGGAACTGAAAACACGCGGCCTGAGATTTACACCATGGGCCACCGGAACCCCTACCGTATCTCCGTTGACCCTAAAAACGGATATGTCTACTGGGGGGATGTGGGGCCGGATGCACGGGGCGACAGCCTCCAGACCCGGGGACCGCGCGGTTATGACGAAATCAACCAGGCCCGGGAGCCCGGCAACTTTGGCTGGCCGCTGTTTATCGCTGACAATAAGGCCTATGTGGACTACGACTACGCCACCGGGGAAAGCGGGGAAACCTTTGACCCGGAACGGCCGATCAACGATTCGGAAAACAATACGGGCCTCAGGGAGTTACCCCCCGCACAACCGGCAATGGTCTATTACCATTACGGGCAATCCGCGGAATTCCCCCAGGTGGGATCCGGCGGACGAAACGCGATGGCCGGACCCGCCTACTACACGGACCTGTATAACGGGGAAGGCGCGCTGCCGGATTATTACGACGGAAAAATCCTGGTTTACGACTGGATGCGCGGCTGGATGAAATCTGTGGAATTGTTTGAGGACGGGACCTTTAATAAGATGGTACCCTTTGCCTCGGATATCCAGCTGAATAACCTGATCGACATGGAAGTGGGCCCGGACGGCCGCATCTACCTGCTCGAGTATGGAACGGGATGGTTTACAGCCAATGACAACAGCGGTTTGAGCTACATTGAATACAACGGCGGGAACCGTCCGCCCATGCTCGAGGGCCTCGAAGTGGACCTGACTTCCGGGGCTGCCCCCCTGGCCATCCAGGCCACCCTTTCTGCCGAAGACCTGGAGGGCGACCCGATCCAGTATGTCTGGACCATGAGCAACGGCGACAGCCTGGTAACCGACGCACCCAGCCTGGCCTATACCTTTGAGGGTACCGGAGAATTCCAGCTGACGGCAAGGGCGATGGACAATTCCGGGGAAATTTCCGAAGGCGCCTCCGAGACGATCTATGTGGGGAATACACGGCCCGAAGTCCGGATTTCGATGGAAGGCGGGAATGAATCCTTTTTTATCCCGGGTGTCCCTGTAAAATATAGTGTTACGGTGATGGACGAGGGACAGGAAGTAGCGCCGGATGATAATTTGTACGTATCGGTGGACTACCGGGAAGGCATGGACGACAGCTCCAGGGACTTCGGTCACCAGCAGGCATCGGCCGCCATCACCGGGAAGGCCCTGACCCAGAGCCTGGATTGCAAGGCCTGCCATAAAGAACAGGAAGCTTCAATCGGGCCGTCCTATATGGAGGTCTCCCGGAAGTACCAGGAAGGTCGGCGGAATTCCAACCTGAGGTACCTGATGGACAAAATCCGCAACGGCGGAAGCGGTGTCTGGGGTGAGGTGGCCATGGCGGCCCACCCGGACCTGAGCACGGATGAGCTGAACCAAATGGCGTCCTACATCCTGTCGCTGGCAGACGAGCGGCCCCGGCCGCCCTCCCTGCCCGCCAACGGCACCATCGTGCCGGACCCTTCGCAGGCTGCCAATACGATGATCCTGACGGCATCCTATACGGACCCGGGACAGAACGGGGTTAAGCCGCTAACCGGGGTTGCCCGGACGGCACTAACCGGAAACCGGATTTCCCCCCGGGAAGACATGGAGAAGGAAGGGATGCAGTCCATGACCTTCGGCGGGATGGACCTCGTGTTGCTCAATGCCCCTCAGGGCTGGCTGGATCTCGGCGGATATGACCTTACCGGAGTAAATACCCTGGTACTTGAAGCCGCGTGGCAGTCGCCCCCGGCCGCCGGGTCGGATTTTGAGCTACGCCTGGGCAGCGCCGACGGGGAGCTCGTCGGGACGGGTAGCCTGGACTCCCCGAGCGGGCCGGGTGCGGCCATCCCGGTTGCCTTTTCCAAAGAGCTCAGCGGCCGGCAGCCGTTATTCCTTACGTTTAAGCGGCAGGAAGCAGCAGGGGACGACCCCGGCATGATGGCCATTGTAGGTATCCAATTCCGTTAA
- a CDS encoding YdeI/OmpD-associated family protein: MDLETHYFPTAGEWRRWLDANAGKSRGIYLIFYTVAHEKTSMRWEEAVREALCFGWIDSTVKSLGSGKRRQYFCPRKPGSVWSKVNKQHVRELMQEGRMRPGGLAVIEAAKKDGSWSALDDVENGVVPADLREAFELHPEAREFFEEIARTYRKSYLYWLFQAKREATRNRRIKEIIRLLKAGKKTRSE, from the coding sequence GTGGACCTGGAAACCCACTACTTTCCCACGGCCGGTGAATGGCGCCGCTGGCTGGATGCAAACGCCGGCAAGAGCAGGGGGATTTACCTGATCTTTTACACGGTGGCGCATGAAAAAACCAGCATGCGCTGGGAGGAAGCCGTCCGGGAAGCCTTGTGTTTTGGCTGGATCGATTCCACGGTCAAAAGCCTGGGTAGCGGGAAACGCCGGCAGTATTTTTGCCCGCGGAAACCCGGGAGCGTTTGGAGTAAGGTCAACAAGCAGCATGTCCGGGAACTGATGCAGGAGGGCAGGATGCGACCCGGGGGCCTGGCAGTGATTGAAGCCGCCAAAAAGGATGGCTCGTGGAGCGCGCTCGACGATGTGGAAAACGGGGTGGTCCCGGCCGACCTCCGGGAGGCATTTGAGTTACATCCCGAGGCGCGGGAATTTTTTGAAGAAATCGCCCGGACCTACCGGAAGAGTTATCTCTACTGGCTCTTCCAGGCCAAACGCGAAGCCACCCGCAACAGACGAATCAAAGAAATCATCCGGTTGCTCAAAGCCGGTAAAAAAACGCGATCCGAATGA
- a CDS encoding amidohydrolase family protein: MKTLSKLIGALSIAFLFIACRQSSPDTPGDTAYLFRNVHVVDVVNGRILENQMLAVDSGRILEIAPRVKNSGAYANNIDAGGAYAVPGLAEMHAHIPAPPTPESRIEETLFLYLSNGITTIRGMLGDPYHLELKKRLDHGNLVSPRIFTSSPSLNGNSVPTPEDARRLVTQYAADGYDFLKIHPGIRRPVFDTLVATAREEGIPFAGHVPVEVGIRHALESGYATIDHVDGFLEGLVPESEGVDPHANGFFGFNFTPLAKTESMDRLVALARAYGVAVVPTQSLFERWFAPADADSILAQPEMKYMPAETLANWKRSKEQYMSDPSWDPEQWEAFNAIRLELIARLQADGYGLLLGSDAPQVFNVPGFSIHHEIRGMRNAGLSPLEILRMGTLYPARFFGMESETGTLETGKRAEFFLVEGNPLEDPGTLRNMRGLMLGDRWFPKEAIDERLAQIAKNNAGG, encoded by the coding sequence ATGAAAACGCTCAGTAAACTCATAGGTGCCCTGTCGATAGCTTTTCTTTTTATTGCCTGCCGGCAGTCTTCCCCCGACACCCCGGGGGATACGGCCTACCTGTTCCGGAATGTTCACGTGGTGGATGTGGTCAATGGCCGAATCCTGGAAAACCAGATGCTGGCGGTAGATTCCGGCCGGATCCTTGAAATTGCGCCCCGTGTAAAAAATTCGGGGGCTTACGCAAACAACATCGATGCGGGCGGAGCCTATGCCGTGCCCGGCCTGGCGGAGATGCACGCGCACATCCCGGCCCCGCCGACCCCGGAGTCGCGGATCGAGGAAACGCTATTCCTCTACCTGTCCAACGGCATAACCACCATTCGCGGCATGCTGGGCGACCCCTACCACCTGGAACTGAAAAAGCGGCTGGACCATGGGAACCTGGTAAGCCCGCGGATATTTACCTCCAGCCCTTCGCTGAACGGCAACTCCGTACCCACCCCGGAAGACGCCCGGAGGCTGGTTACACAATACGCCGCCGACGGTTATGATTTCCTGAAGATCCATCCGGGAATCCGCCGACCCGTTTTTGATACCCTGGTAGCCACTGCCCGGGAGGAAGGCATCCCGTTTGCCGGTCATGTGCCCGTGGAGGTAGGGATTCGCCACGCCCTGGAGAGCGGGTATGCGACCATCGATCACGTAGACGGCTTCCTGGAGGGGCTGGTGCCCGAATCGGAGGGGGTGGACCCGCATGCCAACGGGTTCTTCGGGTTCAATTTTACCCCCCTGGCGAAAACCGAATCCATGGACCGGCTGGTAGCCCTTGCCAGGGCCTATGGCGTGGCCGTCGTGCCCACCCAAAGCCTGTTTGAGCGGTGGTTCGCCCCCGCGGACGCAGACAGCATCCTGGCCCAGCCCGAGATGAAATACATGCCAGCCGAAACCCTGGCCAACTGGAAGCGCTCCAAGGAGCAATATATGTCGGATCCTTCCTGGGACCCGGAACAATGGGAGGCTTTCAACGCAATCCGGCTGGAATTGATTGCCCGGCTGCAGGCGGACGGTTACGGCCTGCTTCTTGGGTCGGACGCCCCGCAGGTGTTCAACGTCCCGGGGTTTTCCATCCATCATGAAATCCGGGGGATGCGCAATGCGGGTCTTTCCCCCCTGGAAATCCTTCGGATGGGCACGCTTTACCCGGCCCGGTTTTTCGGGATGGAATCTGAAACGGGTACGCTGGAAACCGGGAAACGCGCCGAATTTTTCCTGGTAGAAGGCAACCCGTTGGAAGACCCGGGGACACTGCGGAATATGCGCGGGCTGATGCTCGGGGACCGATGGTTTCCGAAAGAGGCCATCGATGAACGGCTAGCGCAAATTGCGAAAAACAACGCAGGCGGCTAA
- a CDS encoding YceI family protein, whose protein sequence is MKQLSILLTALLTTGFLTAQSEWKADGAHSSVEFEITHLMISTVTGNFNEFDISAKASDDFSAPEFTATVQTTSVDTDNERRDNHLRSADFFEVETYPEMTFTTTSSTSTGENTFELKGDLTIHGVTKPVTFEGKVGGVITDQRSQKLKAGVRLETTINRLEFGVGGDTPTLGDDIEITIRLEMAQQ, encoded by the coding sequence ATGAAACAATTAAGCATCCTTTTAACCGCCCTCCTGACAACGGGTTTCCTGACCGCCCAGTCCGAATGGAAGGCAGACGGCGCCCACTCCAGTGTGGAATTCGAAATCACCCACCTGATGATCTCCACCGTGACGGGGAACTTCAATGAATTCGATATCTCGGCCAAGGCCTCGGACGATTTCAGCGCCCCGGAGTTTACGGCAACAGTCCAGACCACCAGTGTAGACACGGACAATGAGCGCCGGGACAACCACCTGCGCAGCGCGGATTTCTTCGAGGTGGAAACCTATCCTGAAATGACGTTTACCACCACCTCAAGCACCTCCACCGGGGAGAACACCTTTGAATTAAAGGGCGACTTAACCATCCACGGGGTGACCAAGCCGGTGACCTTTGAGGGTAAGGTTGGCGGTGTGATCACCGACCAGCGCAGCCAGAAACTCAAGGCCGGCGTGCGGTTGGAGACCACTATCAACCGTCTGGAATTCGGCGTTGGGGGGGACACTCCTACCCTCGGTGATGATATCGAAATCACCATCCGCCTGGAAATGGCTCAGCAATAG
- a CDS encoding glycoside hydrolase family 3 protein encodes MIRLSNRLLQTTGLLLAILLSGCGPKWEETQKDGFNLVTNEGGQTLGYSPESGVQLLEIDGYAFKDLNRNGSLDPYEDWRLPVSERASDLASRMSVEQIAGLMLYSGHQRIPGGGFRGGGTYGGKSLEESGAASSDLTDQQKAFLTDDNLRHVLMTSVESPAVAAQWNNNVQALVEGLGLGIPANNSSDPRHEAESDEEYTLGAGGDISRWPNSLGLAATFDPGLVEEFGRIASVEYRALGIATALSPQVDLATDPRWYRFSGTFGPHPVLATEMARAYVDGFQTSSESAGTSGGWGFESVNAMVKHWPGGGTGEAGRDAHYGFGKFAVFPGDNLEMHKKPFVEGAFNLNGGTGKAAAVMPYYTISFGQDPGGDNVGNAFSSYFITDQLRGKYGYDGVICTDWGVTRPDEGMAVFGRTPWGVEHLTEAERHYRILMAGCDQFGGNNAAGPVLEAFEMGVAEHGEEFMRERFETSARRLLTNIFQVGLFENPYRDVAETEAIVGKPEYMDAGYRAQQRSVVVLKNQENILPLSKETAVYIPERFVPPSQTFFGDVIPGRWEMPVNPDLADSYFELAESPESADVAIVVITDPENGRTAGYSAEDAEAGGNGFLPISLQYDTYTADTARDPSLAGDAREGDVLNRTYRGKSVTAKNKSDLELIRQTVRAMDGKPVIVILKLSNPTVVAEFESAIQGLVLNFNVQDQAVLDVLTGVVEPSGLLPMQMPANMATVEAQFEDVPLDMEPHVDAAGHAYDFGFGLNWDGPIEDARTRKFTSENK; translated from the coding sequence ATGATACGCTTATCAAACCGACTCCTTCAAACGACGGGGCTCCTCCTTGCCATCCTGCTTTCAGGTTGCGGTCCCAAATGGGAAGAAACCCAGAAAGACGGGTTCAACCTGGTCACCAATGAAGGCGGTCAGACCCTGGGCTATTCCCCGGAATCCGGGGTGCAACTCCTGGAAATCGACGGGTATGCCTTTAAGGACCTGAACCGCAACGGTTCCCTGGACCCTTATGAAGACTGGCGCCTGCCGGTTTCTGAGCGGGCTTCGGATCTGGCATCCAGGATGTCGGTGGAACAGATCGCCGGGCTGATGCTCTACAGTGGTCACCAGCGCATCCCCGGAGGGGGATTCCGGGGCGGCGGCACTTATGGCGGGAAATCCCTGGAAGAAAGCGGGGCAGCTTCTTCCGACCTCACCGACCAGCAAAAAGCTTTCCTGACCGATGACAACCTGCGCCACGTATTGATGACATCCGTGGAAAGCCCGGCCGTTGCAGCCCAATGGAACAACAATGTCCAGGCGCTGGTGGAAGGTTTGGGACTGGGAATCCCTGCAAACAACAGTTCGGACCCACGGCATGAAGCGGAATCGGATGAGGAATACACCCTGGGCGCCGGGGGGGATATCTCCCGCTGGCCGAATTCCCTGGGGCTGGCAGCAACATTCGACCCCGGGCTGGTTGAGGAATTCGGGCGGATTGCCTCGGTGGAATACCGGGCCCTGGGCATTGCTACGGCTCTTTCCCCCCAGGTAGACCTCGCTACAGACCCCCGTTGGTACCGGTTCAGCGGTACTTTTGGGCCCCACCCGGTGCTGGCAACCGAGATGGCCCGCGCCTACGTGGACGGTTTCCAGACCTCGTCCGAATCTGCCGGGACCTCGGGGGGCTGGGGCTTTGAAAGCGTCAATGCCATGGTCAAGCACTGGCCGGGCGGCGGTACCGGGGAGGCAGGACGGGATGCCCATTACGGGTTCGGCAAGTTTGCCGTATTCCCCGGGGACAACCTGGAAATGCATAAAAAACCATTTGTAGAGGGTGCATTTAACCTCAATGGCGGCACCGGGAAAGCGGCTGCGGTGATGCCCTATTACACAATTTCTTTCGGGCAGGACCCGGGAGGCGACAATGTCGGGAATGCATTCAGCAGTTATTTTATCACCGACCAGTTACGCGGCAAATACGGTTACGATGGGGTGATCTGCACGGATTGGGGAGTCACGCGCCCGGATGAGGGGATGGCCGTCTTCGGTCGGACGCCCTGGGGGGTTGAACACCTGACGGAGGCCGAGAGGCACTACCGGATCCTGATGGCGGGGTGCGACCAGTTCGGCGGCAACAATGCAGCCGGCCCCGTACTCGAAGCGTTTGAAATGGGCGTTGCGGAGCACGGGGAGGAATTCATGCGGGAGCGTTTTGAAACCTCGGCCCGACGGCTCCTCACCAATATCTTCCAGGTTGGGCTCTTTGAAAACCCTTACCGGGATGTAGCTGAAACAGAAGCCATTGTGGGCAAACCGGAATACATGGATGCAGGGTACCGGGCCCAGCAGCGCTCTGTGGTGGTATTGAAAAACCAGGAAAACATCCTACCGCTTTCGAAGGAAACCGCGGTATATATCCCTGAACGATTCGTACCGCCTTCTCAGACCTTTTTCGGGGACGTCATCCCCGGACGCTGGGAAATGCCGGTAAACCCGGATCTCGCCGACAGCTATTTTGAGCTGGCGGAAAGCCCCGAATCCGCCGATGTGGCGATCGTGGTCATTACCGACCCGGAGAACGGGAGGACCGCCGGATACAGTGCGGAAGATGCGGAAGCCGGGGGGAACGGCTTTCTGCCGATCAGCCTCCAATACGATACCTATACGGCGGATACGGCGCGGGATCCCAGCCTGGCCGGCGATGCCCGGGAAGGCGATGTGCTCAATCGAACCTACCGCGGGAAGTCCGTGACGGCTAAAAACAAGTCAGACCTCGAACTCATCCGGCAGACCGTCCGGGCGATGGACGGGAAACCCGTGATTGTGATCCTGAAACTTTCCAACCCGACGGTCGTTGCTGAATTTGAATCTGCTATCCAGGGGCTTGTCCTGAATTTCAACGTTCAGGACCAGGCAGTGCTGGACGTCCTGACGGGGGTTGTGGAGCCATCCGGCCTCCTCCCCATGCAGATGCCGGCTAACATGGCAACCGTGGAGGCGCAATTCGAGGATGTGCCCCTGGACATGGAACCCCATGTAGATGCGGCGGGCCATGCCTATGATTTTGGCTTTGGCCTGAACTGGGACGGCCCCATTGAAGATGCGAGAACCCGGAAATTCACTTCGGAAAACAAATAA
- a CDS encoding DUF5916 domain-containing protein — protein sequence MNRFLYIPALAGMFLFTAFGFSQARTQDTRTTNSLVIARANSPITLDGQLEEAAWQEAAVATDFWQKFPIDGIPAAKRTEVRATYDDRFFYISAVCYDVADYVVQTLKRDSRFFDGDGFGVVIDPLNRRTNGFLFGVSPYNVQSEDLLSQSSFGNLNFSWDNRWFSEVSRLEDRWVVEIAIPFKTLRFEAGIDTWGINFFRNDLKENQYHSWTPMPVNFDLTDLGYTGALNWDTPPAKTGTNISLIPYVRTSHYKDKEADPAASETEFDAGIDAKLALTSSLNLDLTVNPDFSQVDVDVQQTNLTRFNLNFPERRPFFLENADLFTSFGPPPARPIFSRRIGLDENRMPVPILYGARLSGNLTKRFRIGLLNLQTRAEEGRNGQNYTIATFNQSVWDRSIIKGYVTNRQAVVKDEGLDYGDYGRNAGVEFNYVNLPGTWNVIGGLHLSDKPDIGLGTFRNIVISRDTRNVSFLVDYFGIDTDYYADIGFIPRLDNYDAANDTIVHLGYEHLFTRAGYTFRPKGDRAVIAHGFSLRNVMDWQPDWTFNERSSSIDYDLRFRNTSRASLSLEDNDTRLLFATRFTEGEPLPPGKYTYSQASVAYSSDERKSLAFEGEVQMGEFFNGTLNRFSAGLTYRVQPWGNFSFSLEQNYLRLPEPYGAADLTLIGQRSEVNFSNKLFWTTFFQYNTQSDNFNINSRLQWRFAPMSDLFIVYTDNYLSTPFLQVNRNRGIVLKLNYWLTL from the coding sequence ATGAATCGATTCTTGTACATCCCGGCCCTGGCCGGGATGTTCCTGTTTACCGCCTTCGGGTTTTCACAAGCCCGGACGCAGGACACCCGGACTACCAATAGCCTGGTGATTGCCCGGGCCAATTCCCCCATAACCCTGGACGGCCAATTGGAGGAGGCCGCCTGGCAAGAAGCAGCGGTCGCCACGGATTTCTGGCAGAAATTCCCCATAGATGGCATACCCGCGGCCAAACGCACTGAAGTTCGGGCAACTTACGACGACCGCTTCTTTTATATTTCGGCAGTCTGTTACGACGTTGCAGACTACGTGGTCCAAACCCTGAAGCGCGACAGTCGGTTTTTTGACGGGGACGGTTTCGGTGTGGTGATCGACCCGCTTAACCGCCGCACGAACGGTTTCCTGTTTGGGGTAAGCCCGTATAACGTACAATCCGAAGACCTCTTGAGCCAGAGTTCCTTCGGCAACTTGAATTTCAGCTGGGACAACCGCTGGTTTTCCGAGGTAAGCCGGCTGGAAGACCGCTGGGTAGTGGAAATTGCCATCCCGTTCAAAACCCTGCGTTTTGAAGCGGGTATCGACACCTGGGGAATCAATTTTTTCCGGAATGACCTCAAGGAAAACCAGTACCACAGCTGGACGCCCATGCCCGTCAACTTCGACCTTACGGACCTGGGCTACACCGGGGCCCTGAATTGGGATACCCCCCCGGCCAAAACCGGCACGAATATTTCCCTCATCCCCTATGTGCGGACTTCGCATTACAAGGACAAGGAAGCCGATCCGGCGGCCAGCGAAACGGAATTCGACGCCGGCATCGATGCCAAACTGGCCCTGACTTCTTCCCTGAACCTGGACCTGACTGTAAACCCGGATTTCTCCCAGGTGGATGTGGACGTACAACAGACCAATCTGACGCGGTTCAACCTGAATTTCCCGGAACGCAGGCCGTTTTTTCTGGAAAATGCCGATTTGTTTACCAGTTTTGGGCCCCCTCCTGCCCGTCCGATATTCTCGCGCCGGATTGGCCTGGACGAAAACCGTATGCCGGTCCCCATCCTTTACGGGGCGCGCCTCAGCGGGAACCTGACCAAGCGTTTCCGCATTGGCCTGCTCAATCTGCAGACCCGGGCCGAGGAGGGCCGTAATGGACAGAATTACACGATAGCCACCTTCAACCAGAGTGTCTGGGACCGCTCCATCATCAAGGGGTACGTCACCAACCGACAGGCTGTTGTCAAGGACGAAGGCCTGGACTACGGGGATTACGGACGAAATGCCGGCGTAGAATTCAATTATGTAAATCTCCCGGGTACCTGGAATGTGATAGGCGGGTTACACCTGTCGGACAAACCGGACATCGGTTTGGGAACGTTCCGGAATATCGTAATTAGCCGGGACACGCGGAACGTCTCCTTTTTGGTGGATTATTTCGGGATTGACACGGATTACTATGCGGATATCGGCTTTATCCCCCGCCTGGACAACTACGATGCCGCCAACGACACGATTGTTCACCTGGGGTATGAACACCTTTTTACCCGGGCCGGCTATACCTTCCGACCCAAAGGAGACCGGGCCGTAATTGCCCACGGCTTTTCCCTGAGGAATGTGATGGACTGGCAACCGGACTGGACCTTCAACGAACGCAGCAGTTCCATTGATTACGATTTGCGGTTTCGCAACACGAGCCGGGCGAGCCTGAGCCTGGAGGATAATGATACAAGGCTCCTGTTTGCCACCCGTTTCACGGAAGGGGAACCCCTGCCGCCTGGGAAATACACCTACAGCCAGGCTTCGGTTGCCTATAGTTCCGACGAACGAAAATCCCTGGCTTTCGAAGGGGAAGTGCAGATGGGGGAATTCTTTAACGGGACGCTCAACCGCTTCAGCGCCGGGCTCACCTACCGGGTACAACCCTGGGGGAATTTCAGCTTCAGCCTGGAGCAGAATTACCTGAGGCTGCCGGAGCCTTACGGGGCCGCCGACCTGACGCTGATTGGCCAGCGCTCGGAGGTAAACTTCTCGAACAAGTTGTTCTGGACCACGTTTTTCCAGTACAATACCCAGTCCGACAACTTCAACATCAACAGCCGACTGCAGTGGCGTTTTGCCCCCATGTCCGACCTGTTCATCGTCTATACGGACAATTACCTGAGTACCCCCTTCCTTCAGGTAAACCGGAACCGGGGGATTGTCCTGAAATTGAATTACTGGTTGACGCTCTAA